The proteins below are encoded in one region of Rhinolophus sinicus isolate RSC01 linkage group LG07, ASM3656204v1, whole genome shotgun sequence:
- the LOC109439537 gene encoding adhesion G protein-coupled receptor E2 isoform X4: MRNGYLRLQAGLLVLLPLTLGVAARTASASTDCALWCPPNSKCVNATACRCSPGFNSSSGEIFTSSSETCDDIIECGPPPIVSCGKFADCQNTEGSYYCACYPGYELVSAAKTFRNESENTCQDIDECQLKPRVCKGRSNCVNTAGSYTCVCPPGFEFDQQDPNLCKAVISFPTWTPPHGVKSQTLSHFFERIQDLGRNFMSTSAQDTIQDVIQVVDDLLESPGDLATLPRSEQHCVATNLLVGQEQVLRSLSKSLPGGQLTFNTAGGTELSLEVQEQGHRNVTLSQNQTKMLVNWDVVQGSGDAGPSVVGLVSTPGMGKLLAEAPLVLDTEKQAVLQETHKDLRPGVSPVLLSDVVLAFLSNKDTQNLSSPVTFIFQHSVTPGPREEVFCVFWEHGQNGSGYWSTKGCWIVGTRDTSTTCQCTHLSSFAVLMAPYDVQEEDPALAVITYVGLSLSLLCLLLAALTFLLCKAIQNTSTSLHLQLSLCLFLAHLLFLTAIDRTEPKVLCAIIAGALHYLYLASFTWMLLEGLHLFLTARNLTVVNYSSASRFMKKFMFPVGYGVPAVIVAISAASRPHLYGTPTRCWLHTHKGFIWTFLGPVCTIFSDADI, encoded by the exons GACTCTTGGTGCTGCTGCCGTTGACACTGGGAGTTGCAGCCAGGACAG CCTCTGCCTCCACAGACTGTGCTCTCTGGTGCCCTCCGAACTCCAAATGTGTCAATGCCACCGCCTGTCGCTGTTCTCCAGGATTCAATTCTTCATCTGGGGAGATCTTCACCAGCTCCTCAGAGACATGTGATG ACATCATCGAGTGTGGACCACCCCCGATAGTGTCCTGTGGAAAATTCGCAGACTGTCAGAACACGGAGGGGAGCTACTACTGCGCATGCTACCCGGGATACGAGCTTGTTTCTGCGGCAAAAACGTTCAGAAATGAGAGTGAGAACACGTGTCAAG ACATAGACGAATGTCAGCTGAAACCCAGAGTCTGTAAGGGCCGCAGCAACTGTGTCAACACTGCAGGCAGCTACACCTGCGTGTGCCCGCCTGGCTTCGAGTTCGACCAGCAGGACCCAAACCTGTGCAAAG CAGTGATCTCCTTCCCCACATGGACCCCGCCCCATGGAGTCAAGAGCCAG acgCTCTCCCACTTCTTTGAAAGAATCCAGGACCTGGGCAGAAACTTCATGTCTACCTCGGCCCAGGACACCATCCAG GACGTCATACAGGTGGTGGATGATCTACTGGAGAGTCCTGGAGACCTGGCGACCCTGCCCCGCTCAGAGCAGCACTGTGTGGCCACCAACCTGCTGGTTGGCCAGGAGCAGgtcctgagatcactgagcaagTCCCTGCCGGGTGGGCAATTGACCTTTAATACAGCTGGAGGCACAG AGCTGTCCCTGGAGGTGCAGGAGCAAGGACACAGGAATGTCACGTTGAGTCAGAATCAGACAAAGATGCTGGTGAACTGGGACGTGGTGCAGGGATCTGGTGACGCAG GCCCTTCTGTCGTGGGCCTTGTCTCCACCCCGGGGATGGGCAAGTTGCTGGCTGAGGCCCCGCTGGTCCTGGACACTGAGAAGCAGGCAGTTCTGCAGGAGACACACAAGGACTTGCGGCCGGGAGTCTCCCCCGTCCTGCTCTCAGATGTCGTCTTGGCCTTTCTGAGCAACAAGGACACCCAGAACCTCAGCTCCCCAGTCACCTTCATCTTCCAACAC TCAGTGACCCCTGGGCCAAGGGAGGAGGTATTCTGTGTCTTCTGGGAACATGGCCAGAACGGAAGTGGTTATTGGTCGACCAAAGGCTGCTGGATCGTGGGCACCAGAGACACCAGCACCACCTGTCAATGCACCCACCTCAGCAGCTTTGCCGTCCTCATGGCCCCGTATGATGTGCAG GAGGAGGATCCCGCCCTGGCTGTGATCACCTACGTGGGGCTGAGCCTGTCTCTGCTGTGCCTCCTCCTGGCGGCCCTCACCTTCCTGCTGTGCAAAGCCATCCAGAACACCAGCACCTCGCTCCACCTGCAGCTCTCgctctgcctcttcctggccCACCTGCTCTTCCTCACGGCCATCGACAGAACTGAGCCCAAG GTGCTGTGCGCCATCATCGCAGGTGCCTTACACTACCTCTACCTGGCGTCCTTCACCTGGATGCTGCTGGAGGGCCTGCACCTCTTCCTCACTGCACGCAACCTGACGGTGGTCAACTACTCCAGCGCGAGCAGGTTCATGAAGAAGTTCATGTTCCCTGTGGGCTACGGAGTCCCGGCTGTAATCGTGGCCATTTCCGCAGCGTCCAGGCCTCACCTTTATGGGACACCCACCCG